Proteins co-encoded in one Flavobacterium fluviale genomic window:
- a CDS encoding endonuclease III domain-containing protein: MNKEARVQFVINTLKELYPTIPVPLDHKDPYTLLIAVLLSAQCTDVRVNQITPLLFAKADNPYDMVKMSVEEIKEIIRPCGLSPMKSKGIYGLSEILIEKHNGEVPQSFEALEALPAVGHKTASVVMSQAFGVPAFPVDTHIHRLMYRWNLSNGKNVAQTEKDAKRLFPRELWNDLHLQIIWYGREYSPARGWSLEKDIITKTIGKKSIIEEMETPKPSKKQGTK, translated from the coding sequence ATGAATAAAGAAGCTCGCGTACAATTTGTTATAAATACGTTAAAAGAACTCTACCCTACCATACCTGTACCGCTAGACCATAAAGATCCTTACACGCTTTTGATTGCCGTTTTGCTTTCTGCTCAATGTACAGATGTGCGTGTAAATCAAATTACTCCTTTATTATTTGCAAAGGCTGATAATCCGTATGACATGGTTAAAATGTCTGTAGAAGAAATTAAGGAAATAATCCGTCCTTGTGGTTTATCACCTATGAAATCAAAAGGGATTTACGGTTTATCAGAGATTTTAATTGAAAAGCATAACGGCGAAGTACCGCAAAGTTTTGAAGCGCTTGAAGCTTTACCTGCTGTTGGACATAAAACTGCAAGTGTGGTAATGTCCCAGGCTTTTGGAGTTCCTGCTTTTCCTGTTGATACACATATCCATAGACTAATGTACCGCTGGAATTTATCGAATGGAAAAAATGTGGCTCAAACTGAAAAAGACGCAAAAAGATTATTTCCAAGAGAATTATGGAACGACTTACATCTTCAGATAATTTGGTACGGCCGTGAATATTCACCTGCAAGAGGATGGAGCTTAGAAAAAGATATCATTACCAAAACAATTGGAAAAAAATCTATTATTGAAGAAATGGAAACCCCAAAACCTTCTAAAAAACAAGGCACAAAATAA
- the bcp gene encoding thioredoxin-dependent thiol peroxidase, producing the protein MTTLKAGDEAPNFSGVDQDGKAHKLADYAGKKLVVFFYPKASTPGCTAEACDLRDNFERFKANNYELLGVSADNQKAQSKFKDKYEFPFPLIADEDKSVINAFGVWGPKKFMGKEYDGIHRTTFVIDEKGIIEEVIEKVKTKEHAAQILK; encoded by the coding sequence ATGACAACATTAAAAGCAGGGGATGAAGCACCAAATTTTTCTGGCGTAGATCAAGACGGAAAAGCACATAAACTGGCAGATTATGCTGGGAAAAAATTAGTAGTCTTCTTTTATCCAAAAGCAAGTACACCGGGATGTACCGCCGAAGCTTGTGATTTGAGAGATAATTTTGAACGTTTTAAAGCTAATAATTATGAGCTTTTAGGTGTTAGTGCTGATAATCAGAAAGCACAGTCTAAATTTAAAGATAAATACGAGTTTCCTTTTCCTTTAATTGCAGACGAAGACAAGTCGGTTATCAATGCGTTTGGAGTTTGGGGACCTAAAAAGTTCATGGGGAAAGAGTACGACGGAATCCATAGAACAACTTTTGTAATTGATGAAAAAGGAATTATTGAAGAAGTTATAGAAAAAGTAAAAACAAAAGAACACGCAGCACAGATTTTAAAATAA
- a CDS encoding lipopolysaccharide biosynthesis protein — MGIVLNQSFKNTIITYIGFGIGAINTLYLYPVFLGATYYALTNYITSAANVIMPLFAIGMQNTLVKFYSQYKTEEEREQFLSFTALFPILMCIPLGLIGIFFYDDITDFVSKENPVVREFMLLIPFIGICMAYFEIFYAWARVHMHSVFGNFIKEVGLRLLSTIALIGLYFKWISLIEFVYVTAAIYFMAFIVTMLYAFYIKKPNFQITIPENVKSVMEYTFYIILSGSVANLLLDGDKLMLNQYMKIENIAYYSVATYIALVISVPSRAMHQIVYPITAKLMHENKYDELNQLYKKTSINLQMVGGFVMLCIFVNINQLYELVPKEYSGGISVVFMIGLSKYFDLILGNNNAIIFNTKYYRMVLYLGLMLVVLTIILNMIFIPILGIFGSAFATLLSITLYSLAKLLFVVKKLHLYPFTKQTIYSMLLTFALFLIFYFWEFPFFQLISIALKSILVTILYVYLNYKFEISKDINNVIDSIFKKIGIRI; from the coding sequence ATGGGTATTGTCTTAAATCAGTCTTTTAAAAATACTATAATTACCTATATTGGTTTCGGAATCGGGGCCATTAATACATTATATCTTTACCCTGTTTTTCTTGGTGCAACATATTATGCTTTAACTAATTATATCACATCTGCTGCTAACGTAATTATGCCCTTATTTGCAATTGGAATGCAAAATACACTGGTAAAATTTTATTCGCAGTATAAAACAGAAGAAGAAAGAGAGCAGTTTTTGTCTTTTACGGCATTGTTTCCAATTTTGATGTGTATTCCGCTCGGACTAATTGGAATTTTTTTCTACGATGATATAACCGATTTTGTTTCAAAGGAAAATCCTGTTGTTCGTGAATTTATGCTTTTGATTCCTTTTATCGGAATTTGTATGGCGTATTTTGAGATTTTTTACGCATGGGCTAGAGTGCATATGCATTCGGTTTTTGGGAATTTTATCAAAGAAGTAGGTTTACGACTGCTTTCTACAATTGCCTTAATTGGACTTTATTTTAAATGGATTAGCTTAATTGAATTTGTGTATGTAACCGCAGCTATTTATTTCATGGCTTTTATTGTTACAATGTTGTATGCGTTTTATATAAAGAAGCCTAATTTTCAGATTACAATACCTGAAAATGTGAAAAGTGTAATGGAGTATACTTTTTATATAATTTTATCAGGAAGCGTAGCTAATCTGCTTTTAGATGGTGATAAATTGATGCTGAATCAATACATGAAGATTGAAAATATAGCTTATTATTCTGTTGCTACTTATATTGCTTTGGTGATTTCTGTTCCGAGCCGTGCTATGCATCAAATTGTGTATCCAATTACAGCTAAATTAATGCATGAAAACAAATATGACGAATTAAATCAGTTATATAAAAAAACCTCTATCAACCTTCAAATGGTGGGTGGATTTGTTATGCTTTGTATTTTTGTAAATATCAATCAATTATATGAATTAGTTCCAAAGGAGTACAGCGGTGGAATTTCTGTTGTATTCATGATTGGCCTTTCTAAATATTTTGATTTGATTTTAGGAAACAATAATGCCATTATTTTCAACACAAAATATTACCGAATGGTGTTGTATTTAGGTTTAATGTTAGTGGTTTTAACCATTATTTTAAACATGATCTTTATTCCTATTTTAGGGATTTTCGGTTCAGCATTTGCAACACTTTTGTCTATAACTTTGTACAGTTTAGCTAAGCTGCTGTTTGTGGTTAAGAAACTTCATCTTTATCCTTTTACCAAACAAACGATTTACTCAATGCTGCTTACTTTTGCATTGTTCCTGATTTTCTACTTTTGGGAATTTCCATTTTTCCAATTGATCAGTATTGCTTTAAAATCGATTTTGGTGACTATTTTATATGTTTATTTGAATTATAAATTCGAAATTTCAAAAGATATAAATAATGTTATCGACTCGATTTTTAAGAAGATTGGAATTAGGATTTAA
- the uvrA gene encoding excinuclease ABC subunit UvrA yields MQIDLSKIDPKSNIIIKGAQVHNLKNVDVVIPRNKLVVITGLSGSGKSSLAFDTLYAEGQRRYVESLSSYARQFLGRLDKPKVEYIKGIAPAIAIEQKVNTTNARSTVGTSTEIYDYIKLLFARIGRTYSPISGQEVKKNTVTDVISDVKTLPIDSRWLLLSPIHLEEGRQLEDKLKVLLQQGFARILVDNEMVRLDEFTPSDLHKFDNKDILLVIDRIIVKEEEEFYNRLSDAVQTAFFEGKGICYLQELESDKRFSYSNKFELDGINFLEPNVHLFSFNNPYGACPVCEGYGNIIGIDADLVVPNTSLSVFESAIYPWRGDSMSWYKDELVKHAYKFDFPIHKPYFQLTEEQKDLIWTGNQYFQGLNDFFRELEEKNYKIQNRVMLSRYRGKTKCHVCKGKRLREEASYVKINSKTVSDLVDLPIKHLVTFFKNIELNVYEQQIAKRLMVEINNRLSFLTEVGLDYLTLNRNSATLSGGESQRINLATSLGSSLVGSMYILDEPSIGLHPKDSERLIKVLLSLRDLGNTVIVVEHDEDIMKAADMIIDIGPEAGTFGGNLVAQGTYDEILKSDSLTAKYLNGDLEISVPKKRRKFKNHIDIVGARENNLKNINVTFPLDVLTVVTGVSGSGKSTLIKKILFPAMQKKLESAAEKAGQFSELKGSFSQIKHIEYVDQNPIGRSSRSNPVTYIKAYDDIRDLYAKEKLSKIRGYQAKHFSFNVDGGRCETCKGEGSINVEMVFMADVSLPCETCGGKRFKKEILEVTFDNQNINDILTMTIDDAITFFEKNKQSKITQKLQPLQDVGLGYVQLGQSSSTLSGGEAQRIKLASFLVKGATKDKALFVFDEPTTGLHFHDIKKLLASFDALIDKGHSIIVIEHNLDLIKCADWILDLGPEGGENGGHLLASGTPEEIVKVKESVTGVYLKDKL; encoded by the coding sequence ATGCAAATTGATCTTTCTAAAATAGACCCAAAATCAAATATTATAATAAAAGGAGCACAAGTACATAATCTAAAAAATGTAGATGTGGTTATTCCGAGAAACAAACTTGTTGTTATAACAGGTCTTTCTGGATCAGGAAAATCGAGTTTAGCTTTTGATACTTTATATGCCGAAGGACAAAGACGTTATGTAGAAAGTTTATCTTCTTATGCACGTCAGTTTTTAGGACGCTTGGATAAACCTAAAGTTGAATATATTAAAGGTATCGCACCCGCAATTGCTATTGAACAGAAGGTAAATACGACAAACGCCCGTTCGACTGTAGGAACATCAACAGAAATTTATGATTACATCAAACTTTTGTTTGCCCGAATAGGCCGCACATACTCTCCTATCTCTGGACAAGAAGTCAAAAAAAATACGGTAACAGATGTTATTTCTGACGTGAAAACTCTGCCAATTGACAGCAGATGGCTTTTGCTCTCTCCGATTCATCTTGAAGAAGGAAGACAGCTTGAAGACAAATTAAAAGTTTTACTGCAGCAAGGTTTTGCCCGTATTTTGGTTGATAACGAAATGGTTCGTCTGGACGAATTTACACCTTCGGATCTTCATAAATTTGACAATAAAGACATACTGCTTGTTATTGATCGTATCATTGTAAAGGAAGAAGAGGAATTTTACAACCGCCTTTCAGATGCTGTGCAGACTGCTTTTTTTGAAGGAAAAGGTATTTGTTATCTTCAAGAATTGGAATCTGATAAAAGATTTTCTTACTCGAATAAATTTGAACTGGACGGAATTAATTTCTTAGAACCAAATGTTCACTTATTCAGTTTTAACAATCCTTACGGAGCTTGTCCCGTTTGTGAAGGTTATGGAAATATAATAGGTATTGATGCCGATTTGGTTGTTCCAAATACTTCTTTATCAGTTTTTGAAAGTGCCATTTATCCTTGGCGAGGCGATAGTATGAGCTGGTATAAAGACGAATTGGTTAAACATGCTTATAAGTTTGATTTCCCTATTCACAAACCTTATTTTCAACTTACCGAAGAACAGAAAGATTTAATCTGGACTGGAAATCAGTATTTCCAAGGACTTAATGATTTCTTTAGAGAATTAGAAGAAAAGAATTATAAAATTCAAAACCGCGTAATGTTATCGCGTTACCGCGGCAAAACAAAATGCCATGTGTGTAAAGGCAAGCGCTTACGCGAAGAAGCTTCTTACGTAAAAATTAATAGTAAAACAGTTTCTGATTTAGTTGATTTACCAATAAAGCATTTGGTAACTTTCTTTAAAAACATCGAATTAAATGTTTACGAACAGCAGATTGCGAAACGTTTGATGGTCGAAATCAACAATCGTTTGTCATTCTTAACCGAAGTCGGATTAGATTATCTTACTTTAAATCGAAATTCCGCTACACTTTCAGGAGGTGAATCGCAGCGTATTAATCTTGCTACTTCTCTTGGGAGCAGTTTAGTTGGATCTATGTATATTTTAGATGAGCCAAGTATTGGCCTTCATCCAAAAGATTCTGAACGTCTGATAAAAGTTTTACTTTCTCTTCGTGATTTAGGCAATACGGTTATTGTAGTGGAACACGATGAAGACATTATGAAAGCTGCCGACATGATTATTGATATTGGTCCTGAAGCTGGAACTTTTGGAGGAAATCTTGTGGCGCAAGGAACTTATGATGAAATTTTAAAATCTGACTCGTTAACTGCTAAATATCTCAACGGAGATTTAGAAATTTCGGTTCCAAAGAAAAGAAGAAAATTTAAAAACCATATTGATATTGTTGGCGCTCGCGAAAACAATTTAAAAAACATCAATGTTACTTTTCCTCTAGATGTCTTAACAGTTGTTACCGGGGTTTCTGGAAGTGGAAAAAGTACTTTGATCAAAAAGATATTGTTTCCTGCAATGCAGAAAAAACTGGAAAGCGCCGCCGAAAAAGCAGGTCAATTCAGCGAACTAAAGGGTTCATTTTCTCAAATTAAACATATTGAATATGTAGACCAGAATCCGATTGGAAGAAGTTCGAGATCTAATCCTGTGACCTATATCAAAGCATACGATGACATTCGAGATTTGTATGCAAAAGAAAAATTATCTAAAATAAGAGGCTATCAGGCCAAACATTTTTCTTTTAACGTAGACGGAGGCCGATGCGAAACTTGTAAAGGAGAAGGCTCTATAAACGTCGAGATGGTCTTTATGGCCGATGTCTCACTTCCTTGCGAAACTTGCGGTGGAAAAAGATTCAAAAAAGAAATCTTAGAGGTTACTTTTGATAATCAAAACATCAATGACATTCTGACTATGACTATTGATGATGCTATTACTTTCTTTGAAAAAAACAAGCAGTCGAAAATAACGCAGAAATTACAGCCTTTACAAGATGTTGGATTAGGTTATGTACAATTAGGACAATCTTCTTCTACTCTTTCTGGTGGTGAAGCCCAGCGTATTAAACTGGCTTCTTTCTTGGTAAAAGGTGCAACTAAGGATAAGGCATTATTTGTTTTTGATGAGCCTACAACTGGTCTTCATTTCCATGACATCAAAAAGCTTCTAGCGTCATTTGATGCATTAATAGATAAAGGACATTCTATTATCGTCATCGAACATAATCTGGATTTAATAAAATGTGCCGACTGGATTTTGGATTTAGGCCCAGAAGGTGGAGAAAACGGCGGACATCTGCTCGCTTCTGGAACTCCTGAAGAAATTGTAAAAGTAAAAGAATCGGTTACAGGTGTTTATCTAAAAGACAAGCTATAA
- a CDS encoding tetratricopeptide repeat protein — MKEKITMLSCLFMISIGAFAQKDKIKEAQSLYEKGKSEEALSILTKTEYLILNAPDEDKSDFYFLKGNVLKDLAVKNIDAANNFTLASQAYQDVFLYENESGKFKSTVKANMALKDMKASLVNGASADFKAGKFKESAEKSYKVYLFDKKDTLNLFNAASSSLNAKDFNSAVTYYELLKKINFSGKGVMYYATNKKTKEEDAFISPKARESAIQQGLYEKPRTESIPSKRIEVNTNLAYSYLEKKDYPKAEVTYNYVLELEPNNIEAYINLAYLKLQIKKDLAEEIAALGTTPAEMQKYDKLNARKDDITRSAIPYLKKALSIEPKNQDAAKILLGVYRSLDMTAEYNALKSGM; from the coding sequence ATGAAAGAGAAAATAACAATGTTATCATGCCTTTTTATGATAAGCATAGGCGCATTTGCCCAAAAAGATAAAATTAAAGAAGCGCAATCTTTGTATGAGAAAGGAAAAAGCGAAGAAGCTTTATCAATTTTAACAAAAACAGAATATCTTATTTTGAATGCTCCAGATGAGGATAAATCAGATTTTTACTTCTTAAAAGGAAATGTCTTAAAAGATTTAGCTGTAAAAAATATTGATGCGGCAAATAACTTTACATTAGCATCGCAAGCCTATCAAGATGTATTTTTATACGAAAACGAATCAGGTAAATTCAAATCTACTGTCAAAGCAAACATGGCTCTAAAAGACATGAAAGCGAGTCTTGTCAATGGTGCATCTGCAGATTTTAAAGCTGGAAAATTTAAAGAGAGTGCTGAAAAAAGTTATAAAGTGTATTTGTTTGATAAAAAAGATACGCTTAATTTATTTAACGCAGCATCATCGTCATTAAACGCAAAAGACTTTAATTCTGCTGTTACTTATTATGAACTCTTGAAAAAGATTAATTTTTCTGGAAAAGGAGTTATGTACTATGCTACAAATAAGAAAACAAAAGAAGAAGATGCTTTTATTTCGCCAAAAGCAAGAGAATCGGCTATTCAGCAGGGACTCTATGAGAAACCTAGAACAGAATCGATTCCTTCTAAAAGAATTGAAGTAAATACGAATCTCGCTTATTCTTACCTTGAAAAAAAGGACTATCCGAAAGCAGAAGTAACCTATAATTATGTTCTGGAATTAGAACCTAATAATATTGAGGCCTATATTAATTTAGCTTACTTGAAGTTACAGATCAAAAAGGATTTGGCAGAAGAAATTGCGGCATTAGGAACTACGCCAGCTGAAATGCAGAAATATGATAAATTGAATGCTAGAAAGGATGATATAACTCGAAGTGCGATTCCGTATCTAAAAAAGGCGCTTAGTATTGAACCTAAAAATCAAGACGCTGCAAAAATTCTCTTAGGAGTTTATCGTTCGCTGGACATGACGGCAGAGTATAATGCTTTAAAATCAGGAATGTAA
- a CDS encoding YfhO family protein encodes MKIINKFYPHALVVLGFILVSLIYFYPVLQGKQIFQSDIAQYTGMAKEQNDFRAVENAEPYWTNSAFGGMPTYQLGANYPNDFVGKIDDVLRFLPRPADYLFLYFLGFYGLLLVLKTDPLKAFIGAIAFGFSTYLIIILGVGHNAKAHAIAYMPLVIAGFILVFQKKYVWGGLLTMFAVALEINANHFQMTYYLLIFLLILSGYYAFDFIKNKEYKPLLISIGTLTVAGIFAIGANAGNLLATSEYAKYSIRDKSELTFNPDGSKNETTAAMTTDYITEYSYGIAESLNLIAPRIFGGSSHENVGTDSRMYEFMLEKGVPASQAQDFVSGMPTYWGDQPIVSAPAYIGAVVFFLAVLALFIDERKIKYVFLTGALFTLVLSWGKNFSLLTNFFIEYVPMYDKFRAVSSIQVILELCFPVLAVMGLQSFFKAKDEPKLQQKALVQTGVFGLGVIAILVIAKGFFHFTGASDQYFLESYGPEFVDALKEDRMTMYYADLLRSGFLIVITFVILWMFIKNKFSQRTTLIVVGIVMIFDLFFVDKKYVSAKDFVSPVQIAAPFQETPADSQILKDTSIYRVFDLQGQLQGRSSYFHKTIGGYSAVRPRRMQQLYDYQIAKNNLEILNMLNVKYVIQVDKEGSQIPTQNPDANGNAWFVSAVKLVNKPDDVMKALNTLDTKKVAVFNVHEHESKFQNARLKKAFDTTGTIKVVTYKPNYIKYKSENEKDGLAVFSEMYYKNGWNAYIDGKLTDHFPVDYVLRAMEIPGGKHTIEFKFEPQVIKTGGTITLISSIGMLLLLAGGIYFEKFYRKGSQSDNGDKK; translated from the coding sequence TTGAAAATAATAAATAAGTTCTATCCGCACGCCCTTGTTGTACTGGGCTTTATCCTTGTTTCATTAATTTATTTTTATCCAGTTCTACAAGGAAAACAAATTTTCCAATCTGACATCGCTCAATACACCGGAATGGCAAAAGAGCAAAACGATTTTAGAGCAGTGGAAAATGCTGAACCTTATTGGACCAATTCAGCTTTTGGCGGTATGCCGACTTATCAGCTTGGAGCCAATTATCCAAATGATTTTGTTGGGAAAATAGATGATGTACTGCGTTTTCTGCCGCGTCCTGCAGATTACTTATTTTTATATTTTCTTGGATTCTACGGTTTGTTATTAGTTTTAAAAACAGATCCATTAAAGGCTTTTATTGGAGCCATTGCGTTTGGTTTTTCTACTTATTTAATCATTATTTTAGGAGTTGGACACAATGCCAAAGCTCACGCGATTGCGTATATGCCTTTGGTAATTGCGGGTTTTATACTCGTCTTTCAGAAAAAATATGTCTGGGGAGGTCTGCTCACCATGTTTGCCGTGGCGTTAGAAATTAATGCCAACCACTTTCAAATGACCTATTATCTATTGATTTTCTTATTGATACTTTCAGGTTATTATGCTTTTGACTTCATTAAAAACAAAGAATATAAGCCGCTTTTAATTTCAATTGGCACTTTGACTGTTGCAGGGATTTTTGCAATTGGCGCCAATGCCGGAAATTTATTAGCAACAAGCGAATACGCAAAATACAGTATTAGAGATAAAAGTGAGCTGACTTTTAATCCAGACGGATCTAAAAATGAGACTACTGCAGCTATGACAACAGATTATATCACAGAATATAGTTATGGTATTGCAGAAAGCTTAAATTTAATTGCACCTCGAATTTTTGGAGGTTCAAGCCACGAAAATGTAGGTACAGACAGCCGTATGTACGAATTTATGCTGGAAAAAGGAGTTCCAGCAAGTCAGGCGCAAGATTTCGTTTCAGGAATGCCAACTTATTGGGGAGATCAGCCAATAGTTTCTGCACCCGCCTATATTGGAGCAGTAGTGTTCTTTTTGGCAGTTTTAGCATTGTTTATAGACGAAAGAAAAATCAAATATGTATTTCTAACAGGAGCCTTGTTTACACTGGTGCTTTCTTGGGGAAAAAATTTCTCATTACTGACAAACTTTTTCATAGAGTATGTACCAATGTATGATAAGTTTAGAGCTGTTTCTTCTATTCAGGTTATTTTAGAACTGTGTTTTCCTGTTTTGGCTGTTATGGGATTGCAGTCATTCTTTAAAGCTAAAGATGAACCAAAATTACAGCAAAAAGCTTTAGTACAAACGGGAGTTTTTGGCTTAGGAGTAATTGCAATTTTAGTTATTGCTAAAGGATTTTTCCATTTTACAGGAGCAAGCGATCAATATTTTTTAGAAAGCTACGGGCCGGAATTTGTGGATGCACTGAAAGAAGACAGGATGACAATGTATTACGCAGATTTATTGCGATCTGGATTTTTAATCGTAATTACTTTTGTGATTTTATGGATGTTCATTAAAAATAAATTTTCTCAAAGAACAACTTTAATTGTAGTTGGAATTGTAATGATTTTTGATTTGTTTTTTGTGGACAAAAAATATGTTTCTGCAAAAGATTTTGTAAGTCCAGTTCAAATTGCAGCACCTTTTCAAGAAACACCTGCCGATTCTCAGATTTTAAAAGATACATCGATTTACCGTGTTTTTGATCTTCAAGGACAATTGCAGGGAAGATCTTCGTACTTCCATAAAACAATTGGTGGATATAGTGCTGTAAGACCTAGAAGAATGCAGCAATTGTATGATTATCAAATTGCTAAAAATAACCTTGAAATACTTAATATGCTTAACGTTAAGTATGTAATTCAAGTAGATAAAGAAGGAAGCCAGATTCCGACTCAAAATCCAGATGCTAACGGAAATGCTTGGTTTGTAAGTGCTGTAAAATTGGTTAACAAACCAGACGACGTTATGAAAGCGTTGAATACTCTGGATACCAAAAAAGTAGCGGTCTTCAATGTTCATGAGCATGAAAGTAAATTTCAAAATGCAAGATTAAAGAAAGCTTTTGATACAACTGGAACAATTAAAGTAGTTACATATAAACCAAATTATATTAAATACAAGTCTGAGAACGAGAAAGATGGTTTAGCTGTCTTCTCTGAGATGTATTATAAAAATGGATGGAACGCATATATAGACGGTAAATTGACCGATCATTTCCCTGTTGATTATGTTTTAAGAGCAATGGAAATTCCAGGAGGAAAACATACAATCGAATTTAAATTTGAGCCTCAAGTTATAAAAACTGGAGGAACAATTACGCTGATTAGTTCAATTGGAATGTTACTGCTTTTAGCTGGAGGAATTTATTTTGAAAAATTCTACCGCAAAGGTTCACAAAGTGACAACGGAGATAAAAAATAA
- a CDS encoding glycosyltransferase family 4 protein, with the protein MEQKKLLIITYYFPPAGGPGVQRWLKFVKYLPEFNVQPIVYVPENPTYPIVDEGLVSEVSDKVIVLKNKIWEPYQLASVFSKNKTKKISSGIFPQKKKQTFLDKTFLWVRGNLFIPDARVFWVKPSVSYLERYIRENNIDTIVTSGPPHSLHLIGLELQQKLKVKWFADFRDPWTTIGYHKALRLSSYAEKKHKSLEHKVLNSADEIIVTSKTTKTEFEAITNKPITVITNGYDVETVEKQTLDSKFSLAHIGSFLSDRNPPFLWEVLVELVKEVPDFKSHLEIKLIGAVSQEVLDAIQEHQLKDYLNLVGYVSHKEAVAHQRKSQVLLLIEINSEDTKSIIPGKLFEYMVSNRPIIAIGPEGSDFADIVTQTNTGVFFDYSEKARLKSVILDFFNQFLEGKLQAHGIGLQQYSRKNLTRQLAQLISKS; encoded by the coding sequence ATGGAACAAAAAAAACTTTTAATAATTACCTATTACTTTCCGCCTGCGGGAGGGCCGGGTGTACAGCGCTGGTTGAAATTTGTAAAATATCTGCCGGAATTTAATGTACAGCCAATCGTATATGTTCCAGAAAATCCAACATATCCCATTGTTGATGAAGGTTTAGTTAGCGAAGTATCTGATAAGGTAATTGTTCTAAAAAACAAAATTTGGGAACCTTACCAGCTGGCTTCAGTTTTTTCAAAAAATAAGACCAAAAAAATCAGTTCAGGAATTTTCCCGCAAAAGAAAAAGCAGACTTTTTTGGATAAAACTTTTCTTTGGGTTCGAGGAAATCTTTTTATTCCAGACGCGCGTGTTTTTTGGGTAAAACCTTCTGTGTCTTATCTTGAAAGATATATTAGAGAAAATAATATTGATACTATTGTCACTTCGGGACCGCCGCATAGTCTGCATTTAATTGGTTTAGAGTTACAGCAAAAATTAAAAGTAAAATGGTTTGCCGATTTTCGTGATCCTTGGACTACGATCGGCTATCACAAAGCGCTTCGTTTATCCTCATATGCTGAAAAGAAGCATAAAAGTTTAGAGCACAAAGTACTTAATTCGGCGGATGAAATTATTGTAACCAGTAAAACCACAAAAACTGAATTTGAGGCTATTACAAACAAACCAATTACGGTTATTACAAATGGCTATGATGTTGAAACTGTAGAAAAACAGACCTTAGACAGTAAATTTTCTTTAGCTCATATTGGCTCTTTTTTATCAGACAGAAACCCGCCATTTCTGTGGGAGGTTTTAGTTGAACTAGTAAAAGAAGTACCTGATTTTAAATCTCATTTAGAAATTAAACTTATTGGCGCTGTGAGTCAAGAAGTTTTAGATGCAATACAAGAACATCAATTAAAAGACTATTTGAATTTAGTAGGTTACGTTTCTCACAAAGAAGCGGTTGCGCACCAAAGAAAATCTCAAGTTTTACTTTTAATCGAGATTAATTCTGAAGATACTAAAAGCATTATTCCGGGAAAATTGTTTGAATATATGGTTTCCAACCGCCCAATTATAGCTATTGGACCTGAAGGTTCTGATTTTGCAGATATTGTGACACAAACTAATACAGGCGTATTTTTTGATTATTCTGAAAAAGCGAGGTTAAAAAGTGTAATTTTGGACTTTTTTAATCAGTTTTTGGAAGGGAAATTGCAGGCACACGGAATTGGTTTACAGCAATATTCCAGAAAAAATCTAACCAGACAACTGGCGCAGCTGATTAGTAAATCATAA
- a CDS encoding RNA polymerase sigma factor, protein MADLHIPDALLVKNYVEGSEAALATLIKRHESKIYGFIYSKIADRDISNDIFQDTFIKVIKTLKSNSYNEEGKFLPWVMRISHNLIVDHFRKTKKMPMYRETEEFSIFSIMSDDALTIEGKMIVDQVEIDLKKLIEELPEDQKEVLVMRMYQDMSFKEISEITGVSINTALGRMRYALMNLRKIIEKHQIILTN, encoded by the coding sequence ATGGCAGATCTGCATATTCCAGACGCTCTATTAGTTAAAAACTATGTTGAAGGCAGTGAGGCTGCTTTGGCAACATTGATAAAAAGGCATGAATCTAAGATATATGGTTTTATATATTCTAAGATTGCTGATAGAGATATTTCAAATGATATTTTTCAAGATACATTTATTAAAGTAATCAAAACTTTAAAAAGTAATTCTTATAACGAAGAGGGAAAATTCCTTCCGTGGGTAATGCGAATTTCCCATAACTTGATTGTGGATCATTTCCGTAAAACCAAGAAAATGCCAATGTATAGAGAAACAGAAGAGTTTTCTATTTTTTCTATTATGTCAGACGACGCATTGACTATTGAAGGTAAAATGATTGTAGATCAAGTTGAAATTGATTTAAAAAAGCTTATCGAAGAACTTCCTGAAGATCAAAAAGAAGTACTTGTAATGCGAATGTATCAAGATATGAGTTTCAAAGAAATCTCGGAGATTACAGGCGTAAGTATCAATACTGCACTAGGAAGAATGCGTTATGCATTAATGAATTTGAGAAAAATAATTGAGAAACATCAAATTATTTTAACCAACTAA